A region of Vitis riparia cultivar Riparia Gloire de Montpellier isolate 1030 chromosome 1, EGFV_Vit.rip_1.0, whole genome shotgun sequence DNA encodes the following proteins:
- the LOC117919990 gene encoding probable inactive receptor kinase At1g27190 yields MNLTSSLAILHLFFFFSSVFAVAVAIEDDVVCLQGLKDSLTDPDDKISTWRFTNTSASFICNLVGVSCWNAQESRIISLQLPDMNLIGTLPDSLQHCRSLQSLGLSGNRISGSIPDQICTWLPYVVTLDLSHNDLTGPIPPEMVNCKFLNNLILNNNGLSGMIPYELGRLPRLKKFSVANNDLSGSIPSELSKFEDDAFDGNNGLCGKPLGKCGGLSSKSLGIIIAAGIFGAAGSLLLGFALWWWFFVRLNRKKRGYSGGDSGKIVGSWAERLRMHKLVQVSLFQKPIVKIKLADLMAATNNFDPEYLLCSTRTGVSYKAVLLDGSALAIKRLSACKLSEKQFRSEMNRLGQLRHPNLVPLLGFCAVEEEKLLVYKHMPNGTLYSLLQGSTSFHSQHHSIDWPTRLRIGVGAARGLAWLHHGCQPPYMHQNISSNVILLDDDCDARITDFGLARLVASADSNDSSFVNGDLGEFGYVAPEYSSTMVPSLKGDVYGFGVVLLELVTGQKPLEVNNGDEGFKGNLVDWVIQLLISGRSKDAIDKDLWGKGYDDEIVQLMRVACSCVGSRPKERPSMYNVYQSLKSMAEKHGFSEQYDEFPLMFSKQDPDY; encoded by the coding sequence ATGAATCTCACATCTTCACTAGCCATccttcatctcttcttcttcttctcctctgtCTTTGCTGTCGCTGTTGCGATTGAAGACGACGTCGTTTGTCTCCAAGGCCTCAAGGACTCTCTTACAGACCCAGATGATAAGATCAGCACTTGGAGGTTCACCAACACCTCTGCCTCCTTTATCTGCAATCTCGTCGGCGTCTCTTGCTGGAACGCGCAGGAGAGCCGCATCATCAGCCTCCAACTTCCTGATATGAACCTCATCGGTACCTTACCCGACTCCCTTCAGCACTGCCGAAGTCTCCAGAGTCTTGGTCTCTCTGGTAATCGTATCTCGGGTTCCATCCCTGACCAAATCTGTACCTGGTTGCCCTATGTCGTAACCCTAGATCTGTCCCATAACGACCTCACCGGTCCAATTCCACCGGAAATGGTTAATTGCAAGTTTTTAAACAATCTGATTCTTAACAACAATGGGCTATCGGGTATGATTCCCTACGAGCTTGGCCGACTTCCTAGGCTCAAGAAGTTTTCCGTTGCCAACAATGATCTCTCCGGTTCAATACCGTCCGAGTTGTCGAAATTCGAAGACGATGCCTTCGATGGGAACAATGGACTCTGCGGTAAGCCTCTAGGAAAGTGCGGTGGACTGAGTAGTAAAAGCCTTGGTATTATTATTGCGGCGGGGATTTTTGGTGCTGCAGGTTCGTTGCTATTAGGTTTTGCGCTTTGGTGGTGGTTTTTCGTTAGGCTGAATCGGAAAAAGAGAGGCTACAGTGGTGGTGATAGTGGCAAGATTGTTGGTAGTTGGGCGGAGCGGTTGCGGATGCACAAACTGGTTCAGGTGTCGCTGTTCCAGAAACCCATTGTAAAGATCAAGTTAGCCGATTTGATGGCGGCTACTAATAATTTTGACCCTGAATATCTTCTTTGTTCTACAAGAACAGGGGTTTCCTATAAGGCTGTGTTGCTGGATGGATCTGCTTTGGCTATCAAACGTCTCAGTGCCTGTAAGCTCAGTGAGAAGCAGTTTCGGTCTGAAATGAATAGGTTGGGGCAGCTTAGACACCCCAATTTGGTTCCCTTATTGGGTTTTTGTGCCGTAGAAGAAGAGAAACTTTTAGTGTATAAGCACATGCCTAATGGGACCCTGTATTCTCTTTTGCAAGGGAGTACTAGTTTTCATTCACAGCACCACTCGATTGATTGGCCTACTAGGCTTAGGATTGGTGTAGGTGCTGCTAGAGGGCTTGCCTGGCTTCACCACGGTTGTCAACCCCCATACATGCACCAGAACATTAGTTCCAATGTGATTCTTCTTGATGATGATTGTGATGCTCGGATAACGGATTTTGGGTTAGCAAGGCTTGTGGCTTCTGCTGACTCTAATGATAGTTCTTTTGTTAATGGGGACCTTGGAGAATTTGGTTATGTGGCTCCAGAGTACTCGAGCACTATGGTCCCTTCACTAAAGGGCGATGTTTATGGTTTTGGGGTTGTGCTTCTTGAGCTGGTGACTGGGCAGAAGCCTCTGGAGGTTAATAATGGAGATGAAGGTTTTAAAGGGAACCTGGTGGATTGGGTTATTCAGTTGCTGATATCTGGTAGAAGCAAGGATGCAATTGATAAGGATTTGTGGGGGAAAGGTTATGATGATGAAATTGTGCAGCTCATGAGGGTTGCTTGTAGTTGTGTTGGTTCTAGGCCCAAGGAAAGGCCTTCTATGTACAATGTTTACCAGTCATTGAAGAGCATGGCAGAGAAACATGGTTTCTCAGAGCAGTATGATGAATTTCCATTGATGTTTAGCAAGCAGGATCCTGACTATTAG